The following proteins come from a genomic window of Chryseobacterium glaciei:
- a CDS encoding helix-turn-helix domain-containing protein, with protein sequence MEKIAKIDSVDVYNKLRGVETLNPLISIIDMSKATVMPAQTLNFGVYAVFLKELKCGELKYGRDYYDYQEGTLVFISPGQVIGVQPKVTKFEPKGWALIFHSDLIKGTLLGKHIQDYSFFSYESNEALHLSEKERHIVMDCFEKIQDELAQNIDKHSKTLIASNLELFLNYCTRFYDRQFITRDNVNKGILERFETLLNEYFSSDKPQTIGLPSVAWCAEELNLSANYFGDLIKKETGISPQEYIQTKVIDVAKDKIFDIDQSISQIAYHLGFKYPQHFTRLFKQKVGMSPIEYRNLN encoded by the coding sequence ATGGAAAAGATCGCAAAAATTGACAGTGTAGATGTTTATAATAAATTAAGAGGAGTGGAAACTTTGAATCCTTTAATTAGTATAATTGATATGTCTAAAGCGACAGTAATGCCCGCCCAAACCTTAAATTTTGGAGTTTATGCCGTTTTCCTAAAAGAATTAAAGTGTGGAGAGTTGAAATATGGTCGTGATTACTACGATTATCAGGAAGGAACTTTGGTTTTCATCTCACCCGGACAGGTAATCGGTGTACAACCAAAGGTTACTAAATTTGAACCGAAAGGCTGGGCTTTGATCTTCCATTCCGATTTGATAAAAGGGACATTATTAGGAAAACATATTCAGGATTATTCCTTCTTTTCTTATGAATCTAATGAGGCTTTACATCTTTCAGAAAAGGAAAGACATATTGTGATGGATTGTTTTGAGAAAATTCAGGATGAGCTGGCGCAAAATATTGATAAACATAGTAAAACCTTAATCGCTTCCAATTTAGAACTGTTTCTGAATTATTGTACCCGATTCTACGACCGTCAATTTATTACAAGAGACAATGTCAATAAGGGAATCTTAGAACGTTTTGAAACTCTTTTAAATGAATATTTTTCTTCCGATAAGCCTCAGACAATTGGTTTGCCTTCTGTAGCTTGGTGCGCAGAAGAGCTTAATTTGTCAGCTAATTATTTTGGAGACCTCATCAAAAAAGAAACAGGAATTTCGCCTCAGGAATATATTCAGACAAAAGTTATTGATGTAGCGAAAGATAAAATTTTTGATATTGATCAGTCGATTAGTCAGATTGCTTATCATTTAGGGTTTAAATATCCGCAGCATTTTACAAGACTTTTCAAACAGAAAGTGGGGATGTCTCCTATTGAATACAGGAATTTAAATTAA
- a CDS encoding helix-turn-helix domain-containing protein: protein MEISGAFLAVILEAILSFFLIKRDNSKKNIFLILYIVTITLDFLCEYFIFSFGNKSTFLIDQYPSSFRLLKGPLLFLAGRYLLNYTNTWKQYFHFVLFFVVFICNIIVLFIGAESQSFHQFYLWIFKLYPLYWAGYLTVTLVQQIRHRNKENAFQKLFIKFIGFVLSLVILYAICHYGELLDKELLRTIYTLSFFIQFAFLIRLNQIDKQALNIQQKTENITVIEIPNIMIDAKKNTKYKTSVLSKDYIINTNNRLIELLKNKKIYTKEDLSLEDISNMIHISKNHLSQCISEGLETTFYDLINKYRIEEFIEQINQKPDLQISELYYQCGFRSKATFYKYFKQETGVNPNDYRKKILEEKTIVQPM, encoded by the coding sequence ATGGAAATTTCTGGTGCTTTCTTAGCGGTAATTTTAGAAGCCATACTCTCCTTTTTTTTAATTAAAAGAGACAATTCCAAGAAGAATATTTTTTTAATTCTTTATATTGTAACCATCACATTAGATTTCCTTTGCGAATACTTTATTTTTAGTTTTGGGAACAAAAGTACTTTTTTAATAGATCAATATCCTTCCAGTTTCAGGCTTTTGAAAGGTCCTTTATTGTTTTTGGCAGGCAGATATTTATTAAATTACACCAATACTTGGAAACAATACTTTCATTTTGTGCTTTTTTTCGTTGTCTTTATCTGTAATATCATTGTCCTTTTTATAGGTGCGGAATCTCAGAGTTTTCATCAGTTTTATTTATGGATTTTTAAACTGTATCCGTTGTACTGGGCTGGCTATTTAACAGTGACTTTGGTACAACAGATCAGACATCGAAATAAAGAAAATGCATTTCAAAAACTATTTATCAAGTTTATAGGTTTCGTTCTTTCTTTAGTGATCTTATATGCTATTTGTCATTATGGGGAACTTCTAGATAAAGAACTATTGAGAACCATTTACACCCTCTCCTTTTTTATTCAGTTCGCATTTTTGATCAGATTAAACCAAATAGACAAACAAGCTTTAAATATTCAGCAAAAAACTGAAAACATAACCGTTATTGAAATTCCTAATATCATGATCGATGCTAAAAAAAATACAAAGTATAAAACTTCTGTCCTGAGCAAAGATTACATCATCAATACTAATAATCGATTAATTGAACTTTTAAAAAACAAAAAAATCTATACGAAAGAAGATTTAAGCTTGGAAGATATTTCCAATATGATTCATATTTCTAAGAATCATCTGTCTCAATGCATTTCTGAAGGTCTTGAGACCACTTTCTACGATCTTATCAATAAATACCGAATCGAAGAATTTATTGAACAAATCAATCAAAAACCTGATCTTCAAATTAGCGAATTGTATTACCAATGTGGATTCAGATCTAAGGCTACTTTTTACAAATATTTCAAACAGGAAACAGGGGTAAACCCTAACGATTACAGAAAAAAAATACTTGAAGAAAAAACAATAGTACAACCAATGTAG